Proteins encoded in a region of the Fusobacterium perfoetens genome:
- a CDS encoding LysM peptidoglycan-binding domain-containing protein, which yields MKKLAWLLTVLLVGCTSVEEKSQEENPIVYNVAIVNTNNVNGNIEEGVGYSRLATIIKNEEQKFGSTNVFYLDGGGNFSGSEFADSSRGENVVKILNAINLQATTLGKGDFIYGTERIKELEKISNFRIVASNVKYRTGGDFVRPYVLRNIGGEKVAIIGIVSPALYDEMDEKTKAQIKIEEPILVIPQLLELIRKNNIDFVIALTSMDDSNLNREWNISDIVKNIPGMDIVISSGEGNGSSIKRVGNTYIVREDKNFQSVGVTKIDMYANDSNPQKMIYEKIEAKDLKALTKVEKPIKIEKVEEVVSKEVLHRAVPGDTLYSLAKYYGVTVDDIKNLNPSIVGNNIKVGETYKISEKKTKIVEKKVETPTEIKAEEKIIGGADGKTEIYIEEKENQISKEEVEDFDSIAVEMNDMESIPQDAVEIGKNDIPTNPAMEDLIKTLK from the coding sequence GTGAAAAAATTAGCATGGTTATTGACAGTCTTATTGGTAGGATGTACCTCTGTAGAAGAGAAATCACAGGAAGAAAATCCTATTGTATATAATGTAGCTATCGTAAATACTAATAATGTAAATGGAAATATTGAAGAGGGAGTAGGATACTCGAGACTTGCTACGATTATAAAAAATGAAGAGCAAAAATTTGGTAGCACTAATGTATTTTATTTAGACGGTGGAGGAAATTTTTCTGGAAGTGAGTTTGCAGATAGTTCTCGTGGAGAAAATGTAGTAAAAATATTAAATGCAATAAATCTTCAAGCAACAACTTTGGGAAAAGGAGATTTTATCTACGGAACTGAAAGAATAAAAGAATTAGAAAAAATATCTAATTTTAGAATAGTGGCATCAAATGTAAAATATAGAACAGGTGGGGATTTTGTAAGACCATATGTTTTAAGAAATATAGGTGGAGAAAAAGTGGCTATAATAGGGATAGTTTCTCCAGCACTTTATGATGAGATGGACGAAAAAACTAAGGCTCAAATAAAAATAGAAGAGCCTATTTTAGTGATACCACAACTTTTGGAACTTATAAGAAAAAATAATATAGATTTTGTAATAGCTCTTACTTCTATGGATGATAGCAATCTAAATAGAGAGTGGAATATAAGTGATATAGTAAAAAATATTCCAGGAATGGATATTGTTATAAGTAGTGGAGAGGGAAATGGAAGTTCAATAAAAAGAGTAGGAAATACTTATATAGTAAGAGAGGATAAAAATTTCCAAAGTGTTGGAGTTACAAAAATAGATATGTATGCTAATGATTCTAATCCTCAAAAAATGATTTATGAAAAAATAGAGGCAAAGGATTTAAAAGCTTTAACAAAAGTGGAAAAACCTATAAAAATAGAAAAAGTAGAAGAGGTAGTTTCAAAAGAAGTTCTTCATAGAGCTGTACCAGGAGATACTTTATATTCTTTAGCCAAATATTACGGAGTAACAGTAGATGATATAAAAAATCTAAATCCAAGTATTGTTGGAAATAATATAAAAGTTGGAGAAACTTATAAAATATCAGAGAAAAAAACAAAAATAGTAGAGAAAAAAGTGGAGACACCTACTGAAATAAAAGCAGAAGAAAAAATTATAGGTGGAGCTGACGGAAAAACAGAAATATACATAGAAGAAAAAGAAAATCAAATATCAAAAGAGGAAGTTGAAGATTTTGATTCAATAGCTGTTGAGATGAATGATATGGAAAGTATACCTCAAGATGCTGTAGAAATTGGAAAAAATGATATACCAACAAATCCAGCTATGGAAGATTTAATAAAAACATTGAAATAA
- the rpoN gene encoding RNA polymerase factor sigma-54, producing the protein MDVVLDIKQDLKLVLTQEMKLSLNILEMSLYDLERYLIKTTEINPLIDVEFSNNYGKKYSSDDEEFSPLDLAHKEESLIDYLEEQIGYLKIDKKTEFLCKYIINNLDKKGYLTLSKKEIKDLTKFSMRDVEKALEIVKNLEPIGIGASNLEECLIIQLHKKNINDIVLENLIKYFLKELSEKKYGEISEKLKISENKIKNYLEVIRKLNPIPARGFYMGDVTNYIAPEAEIKMVDGEYQVVMLNENIPKIKIKEIENRENKTFYNSAVSLVNFIEKRRETLKKILEILLERQYSFFSEENGKLKTFTSKELSEILKVHQSTVSRAIKNKYVLTEKGIMRIKDLFVLNDTKEVVCSLIEELILGEDRKKPYTDQEIADYIKGQKIDIARRTIAKYREELGIKSASKRKIKII; encoded by the coding sequence ATGGACGTAGTATTGGATATAAAACAAGATCTGAAATTAGTTTTAACTCAAGAAATGAAACTTTCCCTAAATATTTTGGAGATGTCTTTATATGATTTAGAAAGATATCTAATAAAAACTACAGAGATAAATCCCCTTATAGATGTAGAGTTTTCGAATAACTATGGAAAAAAATACTCAAGTGATGATGAGGAATTTTCACCACTTGATTTAGCTCATAAAGAAGAAAGTCTTATTGATTATCTTGAAGAGCAGATTGGATATTTGAAAATAGATAAAAAGACAGAATTTTTATGTAAATATATTATAAATAATCTTGATAAAAAGGGATATCTTACACTTAGTAAAAAAGAGATAAAGGATTTGACAAAATTTTCTATGAGAGATGTAGAGAAAGCTTTAGAGATAGTTAAAAATCTAGAGCCAATAGGAATAGGTGCATCAAATCTTGAAGAATGTTTGATTATTCAGTTACATAAAAAAAATATAAATGATATTGTTTTGGAAAATCTGATAAAATATTTTTTAAAAGAACTTTCAGAAAAAAAATATGGTGAGATTTCTGAAAAGTTAAAAATATCTGAAAATAAAATTAAAAACTATCTGGAAGTTATAAGAAAATTAAATCCTATACCAGCCAGAGGTTTTTATATGGGAGATGTCACAAACTATATTGCTCCTGAAGCAGAGATAAAAATGGTAGATGGGGAATATCAAGTTGTGATGTTAAATGAAAATATCCCAAAAATAAAAATAAAAGAGATTGAAAATAGAGAGAATAAAACTTTTTATAATTCAGCAGTAAGTTTGGTTAATTTTATAGAAAAAAGAAGAGAGACCTTGAAAAAAATATTAGAAATTCTTTTGGAGAGACAGTATAGTTTTTTTTCAGAAGAAAATGGAAAATTAAAAACTTTTACTTCAAAAGAGTTGTCTGAGATATTAAAGGTACATCAATCAACAGTGTCAAGGGCGATAAAAAATAAATATGTCTTAACTGAGAAAGGTATAATGAGAATAAAAGATTTATTTGTTTTAAATGATACTAAAGAGGTTGTATGTAGTCTTATAGAGGAGCTAATTTTGGGAGAGGATAGAAAAAAACCTTACACTGACCAAGAGATAGCAGACTATATAAAAGGACAAAAAATAGATATAGCTAGAAGAACAATAGCAAAATATAGAGAAGAGTTGGGGATAAAATCGGCTAGCAAAAGAAAAATAAAAATTATTTAG
- a CDS encoding patatin-like phospholipase family protein produces the protein MKKFISFFMIFIVCTFSSFAEEKNFYGQVNTKQDKIDAVDRHIKEFEEKIKDLELLKQHMSKNKFDINKKNASPKIALVLSGGGAKGAGHIGVLKILEKYNVPVDVIVGTSAGSIVGALYSIGYSPAEIEEFMMTQEFDKLFSNSSDRPLKNISQKLLEKDGTLGISIDENNNIYFPLGIVNGEHIYLTFKKAFEKAERIKSFDDFPIKFRAISTNINTGKSFAVKEGDLAKAVLMSMAIPSIITPIDHKGEYFVDGGVTDNFPVLEAIRSGADIIIGVDITANPTVINDKSNIITVVDKISTYNGFKSTAIQKEYVDLLIVPNVKNYGTLDFNSLPEIIKEGEIATEKFSKQLKNLSNEKKFLAIKEKGENLKEFSTSVSHIELSGNRYLSGSNVLDLKPKKDSLSIEDLNTWAKKLYALSYVDRVFYEVDGDKVTFAIKESPRFKIYGNLSYISNNYGIALNLNTDLPFENMFGQNYYINSELSFFPKIGFGNRSSYKFFGRDFTTNYTISYEYNPIFLYGHDKGKLISKYISRSLNLKYDFSTPLNNDTLFGVTGKYTYSGYSFNSGLSYPFDDIRDYFWTGAYIIHDNLDSITFPSKGTFGYLMGFTNKGISTDDFNFQGYKYNFYKALPVTKDLSFGLFTSGGGIIENNFDNQYEGLFKIGGSRKFSLNHQEFDFYGVHHYGIVASKVFIAGLNLQYNIDSNLYLVGRYNILTYDADNLFFQYQRNSSFSDDFYHGYGVGLGWNTFLGPLEITITNNVLDNNDVLFNIYFGYNL, from the coding sequence ATGAAAAAATTTATCTCTTTTTTTATGATTTTTATTGTTTGTACTTTTTCTAGCTTTGCTGAGGAAAAAAATTTTTATGGTCAAGTTAATACAAAACAAGATAAAATTGATGCTGTTGATAGACATATAAAAGAGTTTGAAGAAAAGATAAAAGATTTGGAACTTTTAAAACAACATATGTCTAAAAATAAATTTGATATTAATAAAAAAAATGCCTCTCCAAAAATAGCTCTTGTCTTAAGTGGAGGAGGAGCTAAAGGTGCTGGACATATTGGAGTTTTAAAAATTTTGGAAAAATATAATGTTCCTGTTGATGTAATTGTAGGAACTAGTGCTGGTAGTATAGTTGGAGCTCTTTATTCTATCGGATACTCTCCTGCTGAAATAGAAGAATTTATGATGACCCAAGAGTTTGACAAACTTTTTTCAAATAGCTCTGACAGACCTCTAAAAAACATCTCTCAAAAACTTTTAGAGAAAGATGGAACACTTGGAATATCAATTGATGAAAATAATAATATATATTTTCCACTTGGGATAGTTAATGGAGAACATATTTATCTGACTTTTAAAAAAGCTTTTGAAAAAGCTGAAAGAATAAAAAGCTTTGATGATTTTCCTATAAAATTTAGAGCTATTTCTACAAATATTAATACTGGAAAAAGTTTTGCTGTAAAAGAGGGGGATTTAGCAAAAGCTGTTCTTATGAGTATGGCAATTCCATCTATTATTACACCTATTGACCACAAGGGTGAATATTTTGTTGATGGAGGAGTTACTGATAATTTTCCTGTCCTTGAGGCTATAAGATCTGGAGCCGATATTATAATTGGTGTTGATATCACTGCTAATCCAACTGTTATAAATGATAAATCAAATATAATAACTGTTGTTGATAAAATTTCTACATACAATGGATTTAAAAGCACAGCTATTCAAAAAGAATATGTTGATTTGCTTATTGTCCCTAATGTAAAAAATTATGGAACTCTTGATTTTAATAGTTTACCTGAGATTATTAAAGAGGGAGAGATTGCCACTGAAAAATTTTCAAAGCAACTTAAAAATCTTAGCAATGAAAAAAAATTCTTAGCTATAAAAGAGAAAGGTGAAAATTTAAAAGAGTTTTCAACATCTGTATCTCATATAGAATTAAGTGGAAATAGATATTTATCCGGTTCTAATGTTCTTGATTTAAAACCTAAAAAGGATTCTTTATCCATTGAGGACTTAAACACTTGGGCTAAAAAATTATATGCTCTTTCGTACGTGGATAGAGTTTTTTATGAAGTTGATGGTGATAAAGTTACTTTTGCTATAAAAGAAAGTCCTAGATTTAAAATTTATGGTAACCTAAGTTATATTTCAAATAACTATGGTATTGCATTAAATCTTAATACAGATTTACCTTTTGAAAATATGTTTGGGCAAAATTACTATATCAATAGTGAACTTTCATTCTTCCCTAAAATAGGTTTTGGAAATCGAAGTTCATATAAATTCTTTGGAAGAGATTTTACTACAAACTACACTATCTCTTATGAATACAATCCAATATTTTTATATGGTCATGATAAAGGAAAATTAATTTCAAAATACATAAGTAGATCCTTAAATTTAAAATATGATTTTAGTACTCCTCTTAATAATGATACACTATTTGGAGTTACTGGAAAATATACTTATTCTGGATATTCTTTTAACTCAGGACTTTCATATCCTTTTGATGATATAAGAGATTATTTCTGGACAGGAGCTTATATTATTCATGATAATTTAGATTCTATCACTTTCCCATCAAAAGGAACTTTTGGATACCTAATGGGATTTACAAACAAAGGAATTTCAACAGATGATTTTAATTTCCAAGGATATAAATATAATTTCTACAAAGCTTTACCAGTTACCAAAGATTTATCTTTCGGATTATTTACATCTGGTGGAGGAATTATTGAAAATAATTTTGATAATCAATACGAAGGACTTTTCAAAATAGGTGGCTCTAGAAAATTCTCTTTAAATCATCAGGAATTTGATTTCTATGGTGTTCATCACTATGGTATTGTTGCTAGCAAAGTATTTATTGCTGGACTTAATCTACAATATAATATTGATTCTAATCTTTATTTAGTGGGAAGGTATAATATTCTTACTTATGATGCTGATAACTTATTCTTCCAATATCAAAGAAATAGCTCTTTCTCAGATGATTTTTATCATGGATATGGAGTTGGACTTGGATGGAATACTTTCTTAGGACCATTAGAAATAACTATAACAAATAATGTCTTAGATAATAATGATGTTTTATTTAATATCTATTTTGGATATAATCTATAA